One genomic region from Salvia hispanica cultivar TCC Black 2014 chromosome 2, UniMelb_Shisp_WGS_1.0, whole genome shotgun sequence encodes:
- the LOC125208369 gene encoding RING-H2 finger protein ATL70-like has protein sequence MNSTTDSGGFLGSESIGGFGYGIGVSVGILLLITTITLASYYCTRNTSTPPAMLLPQAQRHDPVALAGEGGLDEATLTAYPKLLYSKVKKHKDSSTAACCSICLADYKPSDMLRALPDCGHYFHLRCVNPWLRLHPTCPLCRTSPLPTPLSTPLAEVVPLATRPGG, from the coding sequence ATGAATTCCACGACCGACTCCGGCGGGTTCCTCGGGTCGGAGAGCATCGGCGGGTTTGGGTATGGCATCGGCGTGTCGGTAGGcatcctcctcctcatcaCCACCATCACCCTCGCTTCCTATTACTGCACCCGCAACACCAGCACACCCCCCGCCATGCTTCTCCCCCAGGCCCAGCGCCACGATCCCGTGGCCCTGGCTGGGGAGGGCGGGCTCGATGAGGCCACCCTCACCGCATACCCGAAGCTGCTCTACTCAAAGGTGAAGAAGCACAAGGACTCTAGTACGGCCGCCTGCTGCTCTATCTGCCTCGCCGATTACAAGCCTTCCGACATGCTTAGGGCTCTCCCCGACTGCGGCCATTACTTCCACCTCAGGTGCGTCAATCCGTGGCTGCGCCTCCACCCCACCTGCCCCCTCTGCCGCACCTCCCCGCTGCCTACGCCGCTCTCCACGCCGCTCGCGGAGGTGGTGCCGCTCGCCACCAGACCCGGTGGatga